A stretch of Lathyrus oleraceus cultivar Zhongwan6 chromosome 6, CAAS_Psat_ZW6_1.0, whole genome shotgun sequence DNA encodes these proteins:
- the LOC127093946 gene encoding uncharacterized protein LOC127093946 encodes MLQWIRTEASKLGFSVVIRRSDNSLDRRCAFVTMMCERSGKYRSPIGNFKRDDIGSRKCECPFKLRGYMLANKKWRFNVICGLHNHDLCEKLSDHQIVCRLMQEEKERVADMTFNLIQPKNILATLKRKRLENISNIKQVYNIQYQSNKALMGDRPEMQQLLKLLDDNIYVSRYGTCEDGVTVRDILLTHHDSIKFFNMFPTMHII; translated from the coding sequence ATGCTTCAATGGATTCGTACGGAGGCCTCAAAACTGGGATTTAGTGTGGTAATCAGAAGGTCTGATAATAGTTTGGATAGAAGATGTGCCTTTGTGACAATGATGTGCGAGAGAAGTGGGAAATATAGATCTCCTATCGGGAATTTTAAACGAGATGACATTGGTTCAAGAAAATGTGAGTGTCCCTTTAAGTTGCGTGGTTATATGTTGGCAAACAAGAAATGGAGATTTAATGTCATATGTGGTTTACATAACCATGACTTGTGTGAAAAGTTATCCGACCATCAAATTGTGTGTCGCCTCATGCAGGAAGAGAAGGAACGCGTTGCAGACATGACATTTAATTTGATTCAACCGAAAAATATACTTGCAACTTTGAAACGTAAAAGACTAGAAAATATCTCAAATATCAAGCAAGTGTACAATATTCAATACCAAAGTAATAAGGCGTTGATGGGGGATAGACCTGAAATGCAACAACTCTTGAAATTGTTGGATGATAATATTTATGTGTCTAGGTACGGAACGTGCGAGGATGGAGTAACCGTCAGAGATATACTTTTGACTCATCATGATTCTATCAAGTTTTTTAACATGTTTCCTACTATGCACATAATTTGA
- the LOC127090982 gene encoding two-component response regulator ORR21 isoform X2 — protein MPASLQKMAHSSTSSGGNYNGSAVSEFPAGLRVLVVDDDVTTLKIIERMSLRCHYRVTTCSEATVALKILRERKGCFDVVLSDVHMPDMDGYKLLEHVGLEMDLPVIMMSVDDRTSTVMKGIRHGACDYFIKPVRLEELRNIWQHVARKFLNEHKEHDDFGSIDDNDRNARGNDDNDNNSYVVGTTKGIVKEQKKRSNLKDEVDVELENDDLSTSKKARVVWSVELHQQFVSAVNQLGLDKAVPKRILELMNVTGLTRENVASHLQKFRLYLKRLSGVAQQQNGMLNRVPGTIESKLAATGRYDIETLVASGHVSPETLAALQAELLGHPVTNIMPTVDQTALVHASVHRPKHSRADDPTEAYGPPHVNFPSNSVNNFPQSIFKVDDSSSRYGAWPPSNTLGSVSRGRLGILNNNTVIDLLQHQQKHRHQQKQQHFPIHDQNRSINVQPSCMVVPAQSSDTFQAVNSVASVNKDCSFDRNAIIDYSQSSEKSNNSSSTSQYPGGNTKATSISPLMSSFSVGSSNSNIQQSQNSTSTSGATRSLPSHLPMVFRQVPYDIKSTDSLDQSCLRNLGFVGKANCVPSFENKIESSASDFSHRKVFMASNCNTVKEEPDLIRYPNVGHPALQNYPSHDHSSGFT, from the exons ATGCCCGCGTCTTTGCAGAAAATGGCGCACTCCAGCACGAGCTCCGGCGGCAACTACAACGGCTCTGCCGTTTCTGAGTTTCCGGCCGGTTTAAGAGTTCTCGTCGTCGATGATGACGTCACCACCTTGAAGATTATCGAGCGAATGTCTCTTCGCTGCCATTATCGCG TCACAACATGCTCCGAGGCTACTGTTGCTTTGAAAATTCTGCGGGAGAGGAAAGGCTGTTTTGATGTTGTGCTGAGTGATGTTCATATGCCAGATATGGATGGCTATAAACTCCTTGAACATGTTGGCTTGGAAATGGACCTTCCTGTTATTA TGATGTCTGTTGATGATAGGACAAGTACTGTCATGAAGGGAATTAGACACGGGGCTTGTGATTATTTTATTAAGCCTGTACGGTTGGAAGAACTAAGGAATATATGGCAGCATGTTGCCAGGAAGTTTTTGAATGAACACAAGGAACACGATGATTTTGGCAGTATAGATGATAATGACCGTAATGCACGAGGGAACGATGATAATGATAATAATTCTTATGTTGTTGGTACAACAAAAGGAATAGTTAAAGAACAAAAAAAGAGGAGCAATTTAAAAGATGAAGTAGATGTTGAATTGGAGAATGATGATTTATCTACATCTAAGAAGGCTCGTGTCGTGTGGTCAGTTGAACTGCATCAACAATTTGTCAGTGCTGTGAATCAACTAGGGCTTGACA AGGCTGTGCCAAAGAGAATACTTGAATTGATGAATGTCACTGGTCTGACAAGAGAAAATGTTGCAAGTCATTTGCAG AAATTTAGACTTTATTTGAAACGATTAAGTGGAGTGGCACAGCAACAAAATGGGATGCTAAACAGAGTTCCTGGGACTATAGAATCCAAGCTAGCTGCTACTGGAAGATATGACATAGAAACTTTGGTTGCTTCTGGCCATGTTTCCCCTGAAACACTTGCAGCCCTTCAAGCTGAGCTCTTAGGTCACCCGGTAACTAACATAATGCCTACAGTGGACCAGACTGCACTAGTACATGCATCTGTTCACAGACCAAAACATTCTCGTGCTGATGATCCTACTGAAGCATATGGTCCGCCTCATGTAAACTTTCCTTCCAACAGTGTCAATAATTTCCCTCAGTCCATCTTTAAAGTAGATGATTCATCGTCAAGATATGGAGCATGGCCGCCATCTAATACACTTGGTTCAGTCTCAAGGGGGAGGTTAGGCATTCTGAATAATAACACGGTGATTGATTTATTGCAGCACCAACAAAAGCATCGACATCAGCAAAAACAACAGCATTTTCCGATTCATGATCAAAATCGATCAATCAATGTGCAACCATCTTGCATGGTGGTTCCTGCTCAATCTTCTGACACTTTCCAGGCAGTAAATAGTGTTGCTTCTGTCAACAAGGATTGTAGTTTTGACAGAAATGCCATTATTGATTATAGTCAATCATCAGAAAAATCTAATAATTCATCCAGTACATCTCAATATCCTGGCGGAAATACCAAAGCTACCTCCATTTCTCCACTAATGTCCTCTTTTTCAGTAGGCTCCAGCAATAGCAATATTCAGCAGAGTCAGAACTCAACTTCAACATCTGGTGCTACAAGATCTTTGCCTAGCCATCTGCCCATGGTGTTTAGACAAGTTCCATATGATATTAAATCCACTGATTCACTTGATCAATCATGTCTTAGAAATCTTGGATTTGTTGGCAAAGCTAACTGCGTACcaagttttgaaaataaaattgaGTCATCTGCAAGTGATTTTAGTCATAGGAAAGTATTCATGGCTAGCAATTGTAACACGGTGAAGGAGGAGCCAGATTTGATCAGATATCCAAATGTGGGCCACCCAGCTCTACAGAACTATCCGTCTCATGACCATTCAAGTGGATTCACATAA
- the LOC127090982 gene encoding two-component response regulator ORR21 isoform X1 → MPASLQKMAHSSTSSGGNYNGSAVSEFPAGLRVLVVDDDVTTLKIIERMSLRCHYRVTTCSEATVALKILRERKGCFDVVLSDVHMPDMDGYKLLEHVGLEMDLPVIMMSVDDRTSTVMKGIRHGACDYFIKPVRLEELRNIWQHVARKFLNEHKEHDDFGSIDDNDRNARGNDDNDNNSYVVGTTKGIVKEQKKRSNLKDEVDVELENDDLSTSKKARVVWSVELHQQFVSAVNQLGLDKAVPKRILELMNVTGLTRENVASHLQCLTVVDITIVNCNINWQKFRLYLKRLSGVAQQQNGMLNRVPGTIESKLAATGRYDIETLVASGHVSPETLAALQAELLGHPVTNIMPTVDQTALVHASVHRPKHSRADDPTEAYGPPHVNFPSNSVNNFPQSIFKVDDSSSRYGAWPPSNTLGSVSRGRLGILNNNTVIDLLQHQQKHRHQQKQQHFPIHDQNRSINVQPSCMVVPAQSSDTFQAVNSVASVNKDCSFDRNAIIDYSQSSEKSNNSSSTSQYPGGNTKATSISPLMSSFSVGSSNSNIQQSQNSTSTSGATRSLPSHLPMVFRQVPYDIKSTDSLDQSCLRNLGFVGKANCVPSFENKIESSASDFSHRKVFMASNCNTVKEEPDLIRYPNVGHPALQNYPSHDHSSGFT, encoded by the exons ATGCCCGCGTCTTTGCAGAAAATGGCGCACTCCAGCACGAGCTCCGGCGGCAACTACAACGGCTCTGCCGTTTCTGAGTTTCCGGCCGGTTTAAGAGTTCTCGTCGTCGATGATGACGTCACCACCTTGAAGATTATCGAGCGAATGTCTCTTCGCTGCCATTATCGCG TCACAACATGCTCCGAGGCTACTGTTGCTTTGAAAATTCTGCGGGAGAGGAAAGGCTGTTTTGATGTTGTGCTGAGTGATGTTCATATGCCAGATATGGATGGCTATAAACTCCTTGAACATGTTGGCTTGGAAATGGACCTTCCTGTTATTA TGATGTCTGTTGATGATAGGACAAGTACTGTCATGAAGGGAATTAGACACGGGGCTTGTGATTATTTTATTAAGCCTGTACGGTTGGAAGAACTAAGGAATATATGGCAGCATGTTGCCAGGAAGTTTTTGAATGAACACAAGGAACACGATGATTTTGGCAGTATAGATGATAATGACCGTAATGCACGAGGGAACGATGATAATGATAATAATTCTTATGTTGTTGGTACAACAAAAGGAATAGTTAAAGAACAAAAAAAGAGGAGCAATTTAAAAGATGAAGTAGATGTTGAATTGGAGAATGATGATTTATCTACATCTAAGAAGGCTCGTGTCGTGTGGTCAGTTGAACTGCATCAACAATTTGTCAGTGCTGTGAATCAACTAGGGCTTGACA AGGCTGTGCCAAAGAGAATACTTGAATTGATGAATGTCACTGGTCTGACAAGAGAAAATGTTGCAAGTCATTTGCAG TGCCTGACTGTAGTTGACATTACCATTGTGAATTGCAATATCAATTGGCAGAAATTTAGACTTTATTTGAAACGATTAAGTGGAGTGGCACAGCAACAAAATGGGATGCTAAACAGAGTTCCTGGGACTATAGAATCCAAGCTAGCTGCTACTGGAAGATATGACATAGAAACTTTGGTTGCTTCTGGCCATGTTTCCCCTGAAACACTTGCAGCCCTTCAAGCTGAGCTCTTAGGTCACCCGGTAACTAACATAATGCCTACAGTGGACCAGACTGCACTAGTACATGCATCTGTTCACAGACCAAAACATTCTCGTGCTGATGATCCTACTGAAGCATATGGTCCGCCTCATGTAAACTTTCCTTCCAACAGTGTCAATAATTTCCCTCAGTCCATCTTTAAAGTAGATGATTCATCGTCAAGATATGGAGCATGGCCGCCATCTAATACACTTGGTTCAGTCTCAAGGGGGAGGTTAGGCATTCTGAATAATAACACGGTGATTGATTTATTGCAGCACCAACAAAAGCATCGACATCAGCAAAAACAACAGCATTTTCCGATTCATGATCAAAATCGATCAATCAATGTGCAACCATCTTGCATGGTGGTTCCTGCTCAATCTTCTGACACTTTCCAGGCAGTAAATAGTGTTGCTTCTGTCAACAAGGATTGTAGTTTTGACAGAAATGCCATTATTGATTATAGTCAATCATCAGAAAAATCTAATAATTCATCCAGTACATCTCAATATCCTGGCGGAAATACCAAAGCTACCTCCATTTCTCCACTAATGTCCTCTTTTTCAGTAGGCTCCAGCAATAGCAATATTCAGCAGAGTCAGAACTCAACTTCAACATCTGGTGCTACAAGATCTTTGCCTAGCCATCTGCCCATGGTGTTTAGACAAGTTCCATATGATATTAAATCCACTGATTCACTTGATCAATCATGTCTTAGAAATCTTGGATTTGTTGGCAAAGCTAACTGCGTACcaagttttgaaaataaaattgaGTCATCTGCAAGTGATTTTAGTCATAGGAAAGTATTCATGGCTAGCAATTGTAACACGGTGAAGGAGGAGCCAGATTTGATCAGATATCCAAATGTGGGCCACCCAGCTCTACAGAACTATCCGTCTCATGACCATTCAAGTGGATTCACATAA
- the LOC127093947 gene encoding protein MAIN-LIKE 1 produces the protein MIASWKRDRVEVTAATTRARQDQPPLKVPTHKGKLKKFLDVEISEDVNVIVEDYNLLSLVDYSLTMLNGQLLMAFVERRHKETYSFHLSFGEMMITLDDVSYVFHLTLAGSFFTASLTSQKVAHITIVQDLRVTEEQVTNEFRTMRGAHFRISWLRDRYKDLVHQGMYEEATSVYMLNLVGSTILADKSHVHIDAACIFLFSRLEHYN, from the exons ATGATTGCTTCTTGGAAGCGTGATAGAGTTGAAGTTACTGCTGCTACGACTCGAGCGAGGCAAG ATCAACCGCCACTAAAGGTGCCCACCCACAAGGGGAAGTTGAAGAAGTTCTTAGATGTCGAGATATCAGAGGATGTCAATGTGATTGTTGAAGATTATAATCTCCTTTCACTGGTGGACTATTCGCTGACCATGCTCAATGGTCAGTTATTGATGGCCTTTGTTGAGCGACGACATAAGGAGACATATTCCTTCCATCTTTCATTTGGTGAGATGATGATTACCTTAGATGATGTCTCCTATGTGTTCCATCTTACCCTAGCAGGTAGTTTCTTCACCGCTTCTCTCACTAGCCAGAAGGTTGCACATATTACTATTGTACAGGACTTGAGGGTTACTGAGGAGCAGGTGACAAACGAGTTTAGAACTATGAGGGGTGCCCACTTTCGTATATCTTGGCTCCGAGATAGGTATAAAGATCTAGTGCATCAGGGTATGTACGAGGAAGCCACCAGTGTATACATGCTAAATCTTGTAGGATCTACTATCTTAGCGGATAAGTCTCATGTACATATAGATGCGGCATGCATATTTTTGTTTAGTCGCCTTGAGCATTACAACTAA